Genomic segment of Oceanimonas sp. GK1:
CAGCTGCTTGAGGGCGTCCAGCATGTGACGAATATCATCGCTGTCGAGCAGGTTGGTCAGGCGCGTGGTGCCCTGAGCCAGGGCCGCCAGCAGCAGCGCCCGGTTCGACACCGACTTGGAGCCGGGCAGGTTCACCGTGCCCTCCACCCGGGCAATGGGAGATAGTTTAAGGCTTTCCATAATCTTCCTGGAGATGGGATAAAACGTTCGAAGCTACCCTGACGTTATCAGGGGTTCATCAACAGGGCAAGCGGCTTGCCCTGTTGATGGTCGGCAGTAGCAATCAGGCGGCTCGACCCAGCACTGTCTTCAACGCCTCAATACAGCGGCGGTTTTCAGCTTCAAGGCCAATGCTGATGCGCAGGCAGGTGGGCAGGCCGTAGCCCGCGATGGGCCGCACAATGACCCCTTCCCGCAGCAATGCCTGATAGACCGGGCCGGCGTCGCGCTGCAGATCCAGGGTAATGAAATTGCCCCTGGAGGGAATGTAGCTCAGCCCCTGCTCCCTGAAGAAGGCTTCATACATGGCCATGCCCTGGCTGTTCAGGGCCACCGCCTCGGCGAGATAAGCCTCATCGGCCAGCGCCGCTTCCGCCGCCACCAGGGCCAGACTGTTGCAGTTAAACGGCTCGCGCACTCGGTTCAGTACCGATACCAGCTCGGGATGGCACACCATGTAACCCACCCGCAGTCCCGCCAGGCCGTAGGCCTTGGAGAAGGTGCGCGACACGATAAGATTCGGGTATTGCTTCAGCCAGTCGATGGACGGCAGGCGCTCTTCCTCGGCCACGTACTCGGTATAGGCCTCGTCCAGTACCACCAGCACCTGTTCCGGCACGCGGTCCATAAAGGCCTTTACTTCCTCTTTGGTGAGGAAGGTGCCGGTCGGGTTGTTGGGGTTGGTGATGCACACCAGCCGGGTAGCGGGAGTGATTGCCGCCGCCATGGCGTCGAGATCGTGGCCGCAGTCAACCGCCGGCACTTCCACCGCTTTGGCGCCATGAGCCTGGGTGGCCAGGGCGTAGACGATAAAGGTGTACTGGGAATAAACCACTTCCTGCTCTGGCCCCACAAAGGTGTGGAACAAGAGATCAATCAGCTCGTTGGAGCCGTTGCCCAGGATCAGTTGATCGATATTCACCTGAAGCTTGTTGGCCAACGCCGTTTTCAAGGCAAAACCGTTGGCATCGGGATAGCGCGCCAGCTCCGGCAGCGCCTTCTGAATGGCGGCAATGGCCTTGGGGCCAGGCCCCAGCGGGTTTTCGTTGGAGGCCAGCTTGACGCTGTGACTGATGCCGAGCTCCCGCTCCAGCTCTTCCACCGGCTTGCCCGGCTGATAAGGATGCAGCCCCGGAACGCCCGGGTTGGCCAGGGCCAGAAAATCAATACTCACAATGGCTCCTTGTATATATTCTGATGACTTTAGCCCACAGACTGTCGTGGTTTGTATGGCCGTGCAAGCTCGTCGGTCAAGGGGTATCTGTTTCGCCGACACGCCGTAAACACATCCATGTGGGCTCCACTGCGCCATCCCTGGCGCAGAGGGTACGGCGAAACAGATACCCCTTGCCCTTCTCGCGCAATACCGAGCCGTCAGGCAGACTCTGGCAGGCGATCCTCAACATACACGAAGCAGCAGCGGGGATTGCCGAAGCCGACCATAAAATGCCATGGATGGCATTTTCGAGCGCCCCATGGAGGGGCTTGAAGCGTGTCGGCGGAGTGCAACCGCGCTGCTGCTTCGCATGGCGAGTTCACAGCCATTCGTGACTTAAAGACAACTTAAGACTTGAGGCTTATTTCGCGTGCCGCTTGGCGAACGCATCCATAAAGTCGACCAGCGCCTGTACCCCTTCAATGGGCATGGCGTTGTACACGCTGGCACGCATGCCGCCCACGATGCGGTGGCCCTTGAGCGCCAGCAGACCGGCGGCCTTGGCTTCCTTCAGGAAGGCGTCGTTGAGGGACTCGTCCTTCAGCTGAAACGGAATGTTCATCCAGGAACGGGCACTGGGGTGCACCCGGTTCTCATAGAAATCACTGCCGTCCACGTAGCTGTAAAGCAGCTCGGCCTTGGCCTGGTTCTGCTTGCCGATGGCTTCTACCCCACCCTTTTCTTTCAGCCACTGGAATACCAGACCGGCCAGATACCAGGCGTAAGTGGGCGGCGTATTGAGCATGGAATCGGCCTTGGCCATGGCGGCGTAGTCCATGATGGCCGGCACATTGGCGCAGGCCTGGTCGAGCAGATCGTCGCGCACGATCACCACCGCCAGGCCGGAGGGGCCGATGTTCTTCTGGGCGCCGGCATAAATGATGCCGAACTTGCTCACGTCCACCGGGCGGGAAAGAATGGTGGAGGACATGTCCGCCACCAGGGGCACGTCGCCGGTGTCGGGAATAAAGTCGTACTCAATGCCTTCCACGGTTTCGTTCGGGCAGTAATGTACGTAGGCGGCGGAGGGATCCAGATCCCAGCTGGTAGCCAGTTTGCGCGGCTCTTCGCCGGCTTCAAAGCCGTCCAGCACCCGTACCTGGCCCACCTTCTCGGCCTCGGCCACGGCGGCGCGGGACCACTGACCGGTCACGATGTAATCGGCCCTGGCGTTCTTGCCCATCAGGTTCAGCGGCACGGCGGCAAACTGGCCGCGACCACCGCCCTGCAGGAACAACACCTTGTAATTGTCGGGGATGTGCATCAGCTCGCGCAGATCCCGCTCGGCCTGGGCCGCCACCGCCATGTAATCGGCACCGCGATGGCTGAGCTCCATCACCGACACGCCCAACCCGTTAAAGTCGCGAAACTCGGCCTGCGCCCGCTGCATCACTTCCACCGGCAGCATGGCCGGACCTGCGCTGAAGTTGTAAACCATCTTCTCCATTTTCCCTGAGTTAACCTGCTAATGTGGAACACCGTGAACTCGGTGCTTTCATCGTTTTACACGGCGCGCAAGCGCCAAGTCAAAGCAAAAATGTGACTTCAATTACAAAAAAGAGGCCCGCAGGCCTCAGTGTTATTCCTCGTCGATGGCCGGGGCGGAGGCATCATCGATGCTCCCGGACGCCAGGCCCTCTTCGCCCTCGATCGGCTCATCGTCGTCTTCGGGCTCTTCAATGCGCTGCAGCCCCACCACCTGTTCGTCTTCTCCGGTGCGGATCAAACGCACGCCGGCGGTGTTGCGGCTGATCAGGCTCACTTCCGACACTCGGGTGCGCACCAGGGTACCGCCATTGGTGATCAGCATGATCTCGTTGGCTTCATCTACCTGAATGGCCCCCACCACGGCACCGTTGCGATCGCTCACCTTGATGGAGACCACGCCCAGGGTGGCCCGGCTCTTGGTGGGATATTCCTCAAGGGAAGTGCGCTTGCCGTAACCGTTGGCGGTGGCGGTCAGAATGGCACCCTCGCCGCGCGGTACGATCAGCGATACCACACTGTCATCGTCGCCCAGACGAATGCCGCGCACGCCGGTGGCGGTACGGCCCATGGCCCGCACCTGATCCTCGTGGAAACGCACCACCTTGCCGGCGTCGGAGAACAGCATGATCTCGTTGTCGCCGTCGGTGATGTCCACCCCGATCAGCTCATCGCCCTCGGTGAGGTTGATGGCGCGAATGCCCGAGGCCAGCGGCCGGCTGAAGGCGGTCAGCTCGGTTTTCTTGACCGTCCCCTGGCGGGTGGCAAAGAACACCGCCTTGTCGTCGGCATATTCCTTCACCGGCAGAATGGCGGTGATGCGCTCGTCCTCGCCCAGGGGCAGCAGGTTGACGATGGGCCGGCCACGGGCGGTGCGGCTGGCTTCCGGCAACTGGTAGACCTTGAGCCAGTACACCTTGCCGGCGGTGGAGAAGCACAGAATGGTGTCGTGGGTGTTGGCCACCAGCAGCCGCTCGACGAAGTCTTCTTCCTTCATCCGCGTGGCCGACTTGCCCCGGCCGCCCCGGCGCTGGGCCTCGTAGTCGGTCAGCGGCTGGTACTTGACGTAACCCTGGTGGGACAGGGTCACCACCACGTCTTCCTGGGTGATCAGGTCTTCCAGGTTGATCTCGGCGCTGGAAGTGGTGATCTCGGTGCGGCGCTGGTCGCCAAACTGCTCCTTGATCGCTTCCAGCTCCTCGCGGATCACTTCCATCAGGCGGGTGGTACTGTTGAGAATGTGCAGCAACTCGGCAATCTGATCCAGCAGCGCCTTGTACTCTTCCAGGATCTTTTCGTGCTCCAGGCCTGTCAGGCGGTGCAGGCGCAGTTCCAGAATGGCCTGGGCCTGCTGCTCGGTCAGGTAGTACTGGCCGTCACGAATGCCGTATTCCGGCTCCAGCCATTCCGGACGAGCGGCATCGTCACCGGCGCGCTCCAGCATGCTGGCCACGTTGCCCAGCTCCCAGCCCTGAGCCAGCAGCCCGGCCTTGGCTTCCGCCGGGGTCGGTGAGCGGCGAATAAGCTCAATCACCGGATCGATGTTGGCCAGAGCAATGGCCAGGCCTTCCAGGATATGAGCCCGGTCCCGCGCCTTGCGCAGTTCAAATACGGTGCGGCGGGTGACCACTTCGCGCCGGTGCTGAATAAAGCACTCCAGCATGTCCTTCAGGTTGAAGGTGCGCGGCTGATTGTTGTCCAGCGCCACCATATTGATGCCGAACACGGTCTGCATCTGGGTCTGGGCGTACAGGTTGTTGAGGATCACCTCGCCCACCTCGCCCCGGCGCACTTCAATCACAATGCGCATACCGTCCTTGTCGGACTCGTCACGCAGGGCGGAAATGCCTTCAATCCGTTTTTCTTTGACCAGCTCGGCAATCTTTTCAATCAACCGCGCCTTGTTCACCTGGTAAGGCAGCTCGGAGACGATGATGGTCTCGCGGCCGGTTTTCTCGTCGGTTTCAATCTCCGCCAGGGCACGCACGTAGATCTTGCCACGGCCGGTGCGGTAGGCGTCGAAAATGCCCGACTTGCCGTTGATGATGCCGCCAGTGGGAAAATCCGGGCCGGGGATCAGCTCAATCAGCTGATCGATACTGATGTGCTCGTCGTCGATCAGCGCCAGGCAGCCATCCACCACCTCGTTGAGGTTATGGGGCGGAATATTGGTGGCCATGCCTACGGCAATGCCGGAAGAGCCGTTCACCAGCAGGTTGGGCACCTTGGTGGGCATCACCGCCGGGATCAGCTCGGTGCCGTCGTAGTTGGGCACCCAGTCAACGGTTTCCTTGTCCAGATCCGCCAGCAATTCGTGGGCGATTTTGTCCATGCGCACTTCGGTGTAACGCATGGCGGCGGCGGAGTCGCCGTCCACCGAGCCGAAGTTGCCCTGGCCGTCGACCAGGGTGTAGCGCATGGAGAAGTCCTGAGCCATGCGCACTATGGTGTCGTATACCGCGCTGTCGCCGTGGGGGTGATATTTACCTATTACGTCGCCCACCACACGGGCCGACTTTTTATAGGGTTTGTTCCAGTCGTTGCCGAGTTCGTTCATGGCGAACAGCACGCGGCGATGCACCGGCTTCAGGCCGTCTCGAACATCAGGAAGGGCACGCCCCACGATCACGCTCATGGCGTAGTCGAGATAGGAGCGCTTCAACTCTTCCTCGATGTTGATCGGCATGATTTCTCGGGCCAAATCGGTCATAGCAAGCCTTGTCCCCAGGTTATTGATTATATGGCTTTAAAAAGCGTGCCATTCTACCACAGTTCCGGCCCGACGGGAGCCGCTACGGCAAGTCTCGTTACCGGGCCGGTGGCACTGGCGCAAATTGGACGGTTTTTCGCGGGCTGGCGGCCCCGGGCCGCTTGGTTATAATGGACGCCTCAATCGGCCAGGCACTTAAGGCAACTTTTTCATGAACGTAGATCAACAGGAAATCGACAAGTTCGAGGCCATGGCCTCACGCTGGTGGGACATGGACGGCGACTTCAAGCCGCTGCACGACATCAACCCGCTGCGCCTGGGCTGGATTGCCGACAAGGCCAATGGTCTGTTTGGCAAGCAGGTGATCGACATCGGCTGTGGCGGCGGCATTCTCAGCGAAAGCCTGGCCCGGGAAGGGGCCGAGGTCACCGGTGTTGACATGGGCCAGGAGCCGCTGGCGGTGGCCCGGCTGCATGCCCTGGAAAGCGGCGTCAGCGTCCATTACCGCCAGGCCACCGCCGAGCAGATGGCCGCGGAGCGCCCCGAGCAGTTTGACCTGGTGACCTGCATGGAAATGCTGGAGCACGTGCCCGAGCCGGCATCGGTGGTGGCGGCCTGCGCGCAACTGGCCAAACCCGGCGCCAACCTGGTGTTTTCCACCATCAACCGCAATCCCAAGGCCTGGCTGCTGATGATCGCCGCCGCCGAGCACCTGCTGAAAATGGTGCCCAAGGGCACCCACGATCACCGCAAGTTTATTCGCCCCGCCGAGCTGTGCCGCTTCATCGAAGCCGCCGGCCTGGTGGTCAAGGACATTCAGGGCGTGGTGTACCGGCCGCTGCACGGCGACTTTGCCCTCAGCCGCGACGCCGACGTCAATTACATGATCCACGCCATCAAACCGGAGTAAACCATGCTCAAGGCGGTCCTGTTCGATCTCGACGGCACCCTGCTCGACACCGCCGGGGACATGGGGGCGGCGGCCAACTTTGTGATCACCGGGCTGGGGCTCAGCGCCCTGCCCGACGAGGTGCTGGCCTGCACCACCTCCGACGGCTCCTACGCCCTGCTCAGGGCCGGCATTCCGCCGGCCCTGATCGAACAGCACGGGCTCGAGCAATTGCGGGACCGCATGCTGGGCTTTTATCGCCAGAACCTGTGCCACCACACTCGGCCCTATGCCGGTGTGCCCGAGCTGCTGGACTGGCTGAACCAGAACGACATTCCCTGGGGCGTGGTCACCAACAAGCCGGCGGCGCTCACCGAGCCGCTGCTGGCCGGCCTGCCGCTGTTTGCCCGCTGCGGCGTCACCGTCAGTGCCGACACCCTGCCCTTTAAAAAGCCCCATCCGGCGCCCTTGCTGCATGCGGCGGAGCAACTGGGGGTGGCCGCCGGCCATTGCGTGTACGTGGGCGATCACCGGCGCGACATTGAAGCGGGCCTGGCCGCCGGCATGAGCACCCTGGCCGCCGGCTGGGGCTATGTGTCGGCGGGCGAGGATCCCTACCGCTGGCAGGCGAAAGGGGTAATGGACTCTGTTGAAGCACTTTCGTACTGGCTTAAAGGGGCCTTGGACCCCGGCTGCTGAAAGATCCCGCGGATCCGCAAGCAGGCGTTTTTTGCAAGCCAAATATTTCAAAAAAAGTTTTTCGCCGGCCACAAAAAAACCAGTGTTTTGGTAATGCCAGAGCGCCAACGCCACAGCAGTTAGTGAACACAAACATCGGGTCACTTCACACAGATTATCCACAAGCTGCCCAGATCCCGGGCGGGTTGAGAATCGGCAATCAACCCTCTATATTGTGCCCATTCCAACTAAGACAACTAGATGTTGTGTTTACGCCACACAGCAACCACACTATATAGGGTGGTTGTCGCGCACGGGCTTGAGCGGCACAACACCACTGGGAGAAGGTCCATCTCATGAATAAACATCTGCTGGTTACCAAACGCTCCGGCGCCAAGGAGCCCATCGATCTGGACAAGATCCATCGGGTGATCACCTGGGCCGCCGAAGGCCTGGACAACGTCTCCGTGTCCCAGGTGGAGCTGCGCTCCCATATCCAGTTTTATGACGGTATCCGCACCGAAGACATTCACGAGACCATCATCAAGGCCGCCGCGGATTTGATCTCCGAGCAGACCCCGGACTACCAGTATCTGGCCGCCCGCCTGGCCATGTTCCACCTGCGCAAGAAGGCCTACGGTGAATTCGAGCCGCCCCACTTTTATGATCACGTGGTGCGCCTGACCGAGATGGGCAAGTACGACCAGCACATTCTGGCGGACTACAGCCGCGACGAACTCAACGAGCTTAACGGCCGCCTGCACCACGAGCGCGACATGGACTTCTCCTATGCCGCCATCAAGCAGCTCGAAGGCAAGTACCTGGTACAGAACCGGGTGACCGGCGACATTTACGAAAGCCCCCAGTTCCTGTACATGCTGGTGGCTGCCTGCCTGTTCTCCAAGTATCCGAAAGAGACCCGGTTGGACTACGTGACCCGTTTCTACGACGCCGTGTCCACCTTCAAAATTTCCCTGCCCACGCCCATCATGTCCGGCGTGCGCACCCCCACCCGCCAGTTCAGCTCCTGCGTGCTGATCGAGTGCGGCGACAGCCTGGATTCCATCAACGCCACTTCCGGCGCCATCGTGCGTTATGTGTCCCAGCGTGCCGGCATCGGCATCAACGCCGGCCGCATTCGCGCCCTCGGCAGCCCCATCCGTGGTGGCGAGGCCTTCCACACTGGCTGTATTCCCTTCTACAAGCACTTTCAGACCGCGGTTAAATGCTGCTCCCAGGGCGGCGTGCGCGGCGGTGCCGCCACCCTGTTCTACCCCATGTGGCACCTGGAAGTGGAATCTTTGCTGGTGCTCAAGAACAACCGGGGCGTGGAAGAAAACCGCGTGCGGCACATGGACTACGGCGTGCAGATCAACCGGCTGATGTACCAGCGCCTGATCAAGGGCGGCGACATCACCCTGTTCAGCCCGTCCGATGTACCCGGCCTGTACGATGCCTTCTTTGAGGATCAGGCGAAATTCGAGGAGCTGTACGTCAAGTACGAGGCCGACGACAGCATTCGCAAGCGCACCGTCAAGGCGGTGGAGCTGTTCTCGCTGATGATGCAGGAGCGGGCCGGCACCGGTCGCATCTATGTGCAGAACGTGGATCACTGCAACACCCACAGCCCCTTCGACCCCAAGGTCGCCCCGGTGCGCCAGAGCAACCTGTGCCTGGAAATCGCCCTGCCCACCAAGCCGCTGATGGACATCAACGACGAGAACGGCGAAATCGCCCTGTGCACCCTGTCGGCCTTCAACCTCGGCGCCATCGACAAGCTGGAAGACCTGGAAGGCCTGGCCGATCTGGCGGTACGCGCCCTCGATGCCCTGCTCGACTACCAGGACTATCCGCTGCTGGCCGCTCAAAAAGGCTCCATGAACCGCCGTACCCTGGGCATTGGCGTGATCAACTACGCCTACTACCTGGCCAAGCACGGTGTGAAATATTCCGACGGCAGCGCCATCGGCCTGACCCACAAGACCTTTGAAGCCATTCAGTACTATCTGCTGAAAGCCTCGGTACAGCTGGCCAGGGAATTCGGCCCCTGCCCGGCGTTCAATGAGACCACCTACGCTCAGGGCATTCTGCCCATCGACACCTATAAAAAGGATCTCGATGCCATCTGCCAGGAGCCGCTGCACCTCAACTGGGAAGCCCTGCGGGAAGAAATCAAGACCACCGGCCTGCGCAACAGTACCCTGACCGCGCTGATGCCCTCCGAGACCTCCAGCCAGATCTCCAACGCCACCAACGGCATCGAGCCGCCCCGGGGCCTGGTCTCGGTCAAGGCCTCCAAGGACGGCATTCTCAAGCAGGTGGTGCCGGAGTACGAGCGCCTCAAGAGCCAGTACGAGCTGCTGTGGCAGATGCCG
This window contains:
- the ubiG gene encoding bifunctional 2-polyprenyl-6-hydroxyphenol methylase/3-demethylubiquinol 3-O-methyltransferase UbiG, which encodes MNVDQQEIDKFEAMASRWWDMDGDFKPLHDINPLRLGWIADKANGLFGKQVIDIGCGGGILSESLAREGAEVTGVDMGQEPLAVARLHALESGVSVHYRQATAEQMAAERPEQFDLVTCMEMLEHVPEPASVVAACAQLAKPGANLVFSTINRNPKAWLLMIAAAEHLLKMVPKGTHDHRKFIRPAELCRFIEAAGLVVKDIQGVVYRPLHGDFALSRDADVNYMIHAIKPE
- the nrdA gene encoding class 1a ribonucleoside-diphosphate reductase subunit alpha; translated protein: MNKHLLVTKRSGAKEPIDLDKIHRVITWAAEGLDNVSVSQVELRSHIQFYDGIRTEDIHETIIKAAADLISEQTPDYQYLAARLAMFHLRKKAYGEFEPPHFYDHVVRLTEMGKYDQHILADYSRDELNELNGRLHHERDMDFSYAAIKQLEGKYLVQNRVTGDIYESPQFLYMLVAACLFSKYPKETRLDYVTRFYDAVSTFKISLPTPIMSGVRTPTRQFSSCVLIECGDSLDSINATSGAIVRYVSQRAGIGINAGRIRALGSPIRGGEAFHTGCIPFYKHFQTAVKCCSQGGVRGGAATLFYPMWHLEVESLLVLKNNRGVEENRVRHMDYGVQINRLMYQRLIKGGDITLFSPSDVPGLYDAFFEDQAKFEELYVKYEADDSIRKRTVKAVELFSLMMQERAGTGRIYVQNVDHCNTHSPFDPKVAPVRQSNLCLEIALPTKPLMDINDENGEIALCTLSAFNLGAIDKLEDLEGLADLAVRALDALLDYQDYPLLAAQKGSMNRRTLGIGVINYAYYLAKHGVKYSDGSAIGLTHKTFEAIQYYLLKASVQLAREFGPCPAFNETTYAQGILPIDTYKKDLDAICQEPLHLNWEALREEIKTTGLRNSTLTALMPSETSSQISNATNGIEPPRGLVSVKASKDGILKQVVPEYERLKSQYELLWQMPSNDGYLQLVGVMQKFVDQAISANTNYDPARFEGGRVPMKQLLKDLLTAYKFGLKTLYYHNTRDGAADAQNDLQEDDGCAGGACKI
- the gyrA gene encoding DNA topoisomerase (ATP-hydrolyzing) subunit A translates to MTDLAREIMPINIEEELKRSYLDYAMSVIVGRALPDVRDGLKPVHRRVLFAMNELGNDWNKPYKKSARVVGDVIGKYHPHGDSAVYDTIVRMAQDFSMRYTLVDGQGNFGSVDGDSAAAMRYTEVRMDKIAHELLADLDKETVDWVPNYDGTELIPAVMPTKVPNLLVNGSSGIAVGMATNIPPHNLNEVVDGCLALIDDEHISIDQLIELIPGPDFPTGGIINGKSGIFDAYRTGRGKIYVRALAEIETDEKTGRETIIVSELPYQVNKARLIEKIAELVKEKRIEGISALRDESDKDGMRIVIEVRRGEVGEVILNNLYAQTQMQTVFGINMVALDNNQPRTFNLKDMLECFIQHRREVVTRRTVFELRKARDRAHILEGLAIALANIDPVIELIRRSPTPAEAKAGLLAQGWELGNVASMLERAGDDAARPEWLEPEYGIRDGQYYLTEQQAQAILELRLHRLTGLEHEKILEEYKALLDQIAELLHILNSTTRLMEVIREELEAIKEQFGDQRRTEITTSSAEINLEDLITQEDVVVTLSHQGYVKYQPLTDYEAQRRGGRGKSATRMKEEDFVERLLVANTHDTILCFSTAGKVYWLKVYQLPEASRTARGRPIVNLLPLGEDERITAILPVKEYADDKAVFFATRQGTVKKTELTAFSRPLASGIRAINLTEGDELIGVDITDGDNEIMLFSDAGKVVRFHEDQVRAMGRTATGVRGIRLGDDDSVVSLIVPRGEGAILTATANGYGKRTSLEEYPTKSRATLGVVSIKVSDRNGAVVGAIQVDEANEIMLITNGGTLVRTRVSEVSLISRNTAGVRLIRTGEDEQVVGLQRIEEPEDDDEPIEGEEGLASGSIDDASAPAIDEE
- the hisC gene encoding histidinol-phosphate transaminase; translation: MSIDFLALANPGVPGLHPYQPGKPVEELERELGISHSVKLASNENPLGPGPKAIAAIQKALPELARYPDANGFALKTALANKLQVNIDQLILGNGSNELIDLLFHTFVGPEQEVVYSQYTFIVYALATQAHGAKAVEVPAVDCGHDLDAMAAAITPATRLVCITNPNNPTGTFLTKEEVKAFMDRVPEQVLVVLDEAYTEYVAEEERLPSIDWLKQYPNLIVSRTFSKAYGLAGLRVGYMVCHPELVSVLNRVREPFNCNSLALVAAEAALADEAYLAEAVALNSQGMAMYEAFFREQGLSYIPSRGNFITLDLQRDAGPVYQALLREGVIVRPIAGYGLPTCLRISIGLEAENRRCIEALKTVLGRAA
- a CDS encoding HAD family hydrolase, translating into MLKAVLFDLDGTLLDTAGDMGAAANFVITGLGLSALPDEVLACTTSDGSYALLRAGIPPALIEQHGLEQLRDRMLGFYRQNLCHHTRPYAGVPELLDWLNQNDIPWGVVTNKPAALTEPLLAGLPLFARCGVTVSADTLPFKKPHPAPLLHAAEQLGVAAGHCVYVGDHRRDIEAGLAAGMSTLAAGWGYVSAGEDPYRWQAKGVMDSVEALSYWLKGALDPGC
- the serC gene encoding 3-phosphoserine/phosphohydroxythreonine transaminase, which translates into the protein MEKMVYNFSAGPAMLPVEVMQRAQAEFRDFNGLGVSVMELSHRGADYMAVAAQAERDLRELMHIPDNYKVLFLQGGGRGQFAAVPLNLMGKNARADYIVTGQWSRAAVAEAEKVGQVRVLDGFEAGEEPRKLATSWDLDPSAAYVHYCPNETVEGIEYDFIPDTGDVPLVADMSSTILSRPVDVSKFGIIYAGAQKNIGPSGLAVVIVRDDLLDQACANVPAIMDYAAMAKADSMLNTPPTYAWYLAGLVFQWLKEKGGVEAIGKQNQAKAELLYSYVDGSDFYENRVHPSARSWMNIPFQLKDESLNDAFLKEAKAAGLLALKGHRIVGGMRASVYNAMPIEGVQALVDFMDAFAKRHAK